From the genome of Solanum lycopersicum chromosome 12, SLM_r2.1:
CAATCAGAAGAAACAGAGAGTATTTGCAGATTGAGAGATTTAGAGGAAGAGAAACTTTGAAGAAGAAATATCATTGATTGTTCCTCTTCATCACATAATGTGATATACATTTATACACTTCTTAACTAACTAAGAATCTTCTAGAACTAATCTGTAACAAACTAACTGtaaattaactaactaactaagtTGTAATAAGCTGTTAGTCAGCTCTACATTATATTTCTATTTCAACACCCTCCCTCAAGCTAATGGTTGATATATATCCTTCAAGCTCAGCTTGGACATGAAATAACTGTGTTGTTGCCTTCCTAAGCTTTTTGTGAGTATGTCTGCTTGTTGTTCCTTTGTAGAAACATGATGAGTCTGTATCATTCCTTGCAGAATTTTCTCACGCACAAAGTGacaatcaatgtcaatgtgCTTTGTTCTCTCATGAAAAATGGGATTGGCTGCAATTTGAATTGCTGCTTTGCTATCACAGTGAAGATATATAGGAACCTCAACTGTTATTCCAAGTTCTTTGTACAGTCCAATCAGCCATGTTAATTCTGCTACCATCGATGCAATACTTCTGAATTCTGCTTCAGCTGAGCTTCTTGCAACTGTTTCTTGCTTCTTTGACTTCCATGAAACAATAGCATTTCCAAACTTAACTAAGTAACATGTGactaatcttctggtttgtaaACATCCATCCCAATCAGAGTCACAAAATGCCTCAAACTTGCATGAGCTATCTGCAGGCATAAGTAAACCAAAGTCCTGGAGttccttttatatatttaactaCCCTTAAAGCTGCTTCAAAATGAGACTGTTTGGGcttatgcatgaattgacttaAAACTTGTACCACATATGTTGCATCAATCCTTGTCATGGTTAAGTAGAGTAATCTGCCTACTAACCTTTGATACTTGCCAGGATCAGTAAGAAGCTTATCATCATTATCTGCAGAAGTATTATTAATGATGGAATCATAGTCAAGAGATGTGAGTTTAAGATTTGTTTCCAGTGGTTTTATGAATGGCTTTGTACCACTTAGCCCCATCTCAGCCACCAACTCCAATGCATACTTTCTTTGGCTCATAACAATTCCTTTCTTGGATCTTGCAAATTCAATTCCTAGGGAAAATTTCAATTCTcctagatctttcatcttgaatTGTAGCTTAAGATCATTTCTTGTTTGAGTAATCAATTGAACACTATTTTCAGTCACTAGTAGGTCATCCACATATACCAAAACAATCACTATATCTCCTGCAACTACTTTAGTGAATAAAGAGTAGTCAAAGTGACTTTGAGAGAACCCAAGCTGAACCAATGCATCTGTTAGCTTCTTGTTCTATTGTCGTGGAGCCTGTTTAAacccataaagtgacttatgGAGTTTGCAGACATGAAAGTCAGCTCTACACTATATTTCTACCATAGAAAGTCATTGCGATGTTTTAGACTGGGTCAAGTTTTTACTTTAATACGCGTCGGGTAAACTTACTCTCCGATTGTTTAAGAATGACAATTTATTCCCTTTTCCAATTAAGAGTAACTTTGAATTTTGTTGTCAGtattgttatttaaatttaaagttctttcatataaatattaaaatgatagAACATAATAGTTACGACGTGTGTTGCATCAttgaccatatatattttttgtattaacataaggaataagaaaattcttataatttattgagaaattaaataaattgaatctCATAAGGTAACACTTAGAGTGCTACATAGGCTAAATGACATAGGTTGTCACCATTGCACAAACATAAATTGTGATGCAGTGATGATCTTAAATTCGAGTGTGGATCGTTGGTTTGCTTTAGTATTATGGAAATTCACCCTGGGTAGGCTAGTAAACTTGATGTTGTTACAGAATCTGAGCTGCACCATAATTCTTCGTAAATGAATAAGCTCGAAACACCTATATCAAAAGCTCAATGTGCAATTGCCTGAGATCTATTTTTCTCCTTCAAACAAGTAAGCAAGATTCCATAAATAGATAAACATGGTGGGACAAAACAAAAGAGGTAAATGAAAGGTACAGAAGAtagtccttttttttaattaatgttgaAACCAAGTACAGATGGAAGACTAAAAAGCATTACTTGGAGTCTTCATAATAAGAAACAAGGAATATGTACTGAATAATTAGACAAAGTTGAACAATAATCCAATATATacaaatcattaatcaacatCTTGTAATCTTGATAATGCATTCATCTGTTTCTACACCTTTCTGCTGGAAAAATGAGGTTTTGTTAATCAATGTATCGATTCACGTCCTCTGTTGTCCCTGCTTTTTCACCCCATTCCGCAGTATTGGTGCTTGTAGAATTCAAGAACTGCTCTTCTTTCCTCCATTTCCGAAGGCCCCAATAGGTTGTGCAAGAATGCGCTTCATTGCCTTCACTCCCAGTGGGTTGCCCTTGCTCTATATCAACAAAAGCAATAGAGTAAGTCAAGGAAAAACTCTAGTCCAAAATTCTTCACATTTTCTGTGCATAGCAAATTACTTACCATTGAGCATGTTCCTTGACGAACATTGCAGATAGGATAGTCGTGTGGGCAGCAACTGTAGTGGTCTTCACAGCAAGTGGCTCCTTCAAGTGGGCAGCATCCCCAAGAGAAGCAAGACCTACGGAACTGAAGGATACAGCAGCAAGTGGTGCCGACAGCGCATTGAGAATATTCATCACACTCTGTAGGTGGCTTGACCGGAGATGGAGGAGATGGAGCGGGTTTAGGAGGATTTGGTCCTGTTTTTACTGGATATGAAGGCTCTATGGCTAAACCACACAAGCCACTAGAGCTGGCAACGTTACGCTGGACTCTGAGGTAGCCGTTCTCTCCCCAGTTAGCTCCCCATGAGTTCCTAACGATCCAATAATCCATGCCATTCTCAGTACCATATCCAGCAATAACTACACCATGATCCACTGCAGTACCACATTTTCCAGTGAAGATACCCTGAAATTACAAGTAAATAATTGGATATGATCATTGTTATATCATAGTTTTCGACCTACAGTTAGAAGTCTGTCAACTAATATATCTTTGATCGAAATTAAAACTACACGTCATTGATCAAAAGGCAACATTTCACTGGAAAGACATTCGGTGTTGAAAAAAAGATAGGGCAATACGAGAATTGAAACATTACAGATTTGTAGTGCTGGAAGTCTCTGCCACCAGCTTCAAGTGCAATGCTCACAGGTTGATGTGCAACAGCCTTTTGCAACGCCTTTTCGTTATTAACAGGAACATCTTCATAGCTATCTATTTTAACAACCTTGGCATTTTTCTGAATCACAAACAAAATGTGTTGCCACTGATTAGTCTAAACTTTAACACTGGTATTTAATTAAGAGTGCAATTGAAATCAAGAATGTTATACTGACCCTATATTGATCACATACGCCATTGCGTTCTTTGTAAGGGTAGTCTTCTTCAGTGTCGATTCCTCCATTCTTAATGACGAATTCAAAGGCGTAGTCCATAAGACCACCATCGCAACCTTCATTGTACGACCTATCACAATCCACCAACTCTTGCTCTGATAGTGATATCAAATTCCCAGTGACTATCGCGTTTATTGATTCCATGGCAGCAACAGCAGAGAATGCCCAACAACTCCCTGGTTCATTCAGAACAAAAATATTCAGCCATACAACAAATCTATTGAATAGAACTATACAAATGTTTAGCCATTTCTTTTATGGTTGGGGCACATAATTTAGTGGTAATTTAGTAGTAAAATTGTTATATCACAATTCACATGTCATTTGGTAGCGGGTTAGAGTTCATAACTCGCAAATACATTTCTCATTCGCCCCGATACATAACTAAAAACCAGGTTCATATTGATTTAGATTTGAAATAATTGAGAATAtatatcaacaataatatttgtACCACATACGTTATATACCAATAAAGTTGGTACTGTATCTGATAGAGGAAGAgtgatatatttgaatattaagagaGAAGAAAATAGGGGACTTTTGTAAGTAATTCAAATGGTAGGGATTTTGAAAAGTCATATTATCTTAAGTTATGTAATtacgtaatttttttaatcttatctaCAAATATATACATGGCATAAAATAGCATATAAATCTTCttgtatattttatacatatgttAGTTGTATAGAGTTTTAacgtaataatatttttaataaatacgaCAAAGTATTTTAAGAAAGAGGAAGGATTTAATAAAATCAAGACATGTTGGAAGCATCatagaattttaaaattgtcaaaaagCTTCTAGATgccaaaagaaacaaattagTTTGCCAAATGAATAACATTTGAAATCGATGTTTGCTCCCttgtttttttgttgatatttttataattttaaaatgcaCGTCAATGTCATTATTATATGGTATTATTTGTAAGTAGGATGAAAGTGACCTTATTGGGTCATTTCATGTAAAGTTTATATCCACTTGCAAATTAAATATAGCATATATTATATTCTATAAACATCAATCATTGAGCTTTTCCATAATTATCAAGTTCCgcttgttaaaagtttttaaccATAATTATCGGTTGTACTCATTTttgactaaaaaaaaattaggatttttttttttgagaacaAAATAACATATTCTAATACTgcaatttgtttatttgatttgaCTTATTGTAAATAATTGTTATGCTAATAATTTCTCTTATTATGAACAAGTTAAATAAGTAGAGTAAAGGTAGatcatttgttttgttttcgATTCAGTATCTGGATTCACATTGAGGCCTTGATTAAATTCGAATCACGTATATTAGGATCCATTTGGGGGTGCTCCTAATAGGATTAGGAGATTCGACTAAATTCAAATCGCACATTATAGGGTCCAACAAGATTTTTTTCATATCTGGGCTCAAATCCAAGATCTCTAATTGAGGATGGAACAATCTCAATAATGCACCACAACTCATGTTGATAAAATTAGATGATTAGTTGGTAGTAGAGGGGTAAAACTATCCGCACCGAGTATATACATCAAGCCAATAAATGCATgtcatgtgtttaaatttatatttattttatttaaccaTAATTAgttaacatatattttacttaactaaattacataataataaaaattatattaatttaataaaaacacATGAGCGGATGAATAGTAAAGTGAAGTGTTGTTTATTTTCCATAATATAAgtaattgtaatatttttctcCTATATTGTCCTTTAatttctattacaatattatttcttcttgtatctattttggtatatttctattatttctttttcgaTCTACTTTGATTTATGTTCTTTAGTAGTATTTTTAGCTCTTAAAAGGCACTAAAGTTAATATATACTCTAAACTCTCTATATATCAAAAACAGAtctagattaaaaaaaaaaaaaatcatgagttGACTTTTTGATCTATTCAGTAGattcaaaatttttgttaagaatttttaaatttaaattcaaatatatttattacgttttatataattgttatatattaaattgaatatgttattattgtattCGTACTATATTCTATTATATTTGgatatttgttaaaatttagATCTATAACCAAATGGTAATAGCAAAATTAACTTACCACAGCTTCCTTGATCCTTGACACCAACAAGCACACCTTTTTCTCTCCAGTCAATTGATTCCGGCAAGCTATCCCCAACTTTAGGAAGATACCGATCACTTTTGTTCTTCGATAACTTTTTCCGGTCACCGGAACTCTTCGTTCCCAAGTAAATCGACCTGTACTCCTCATTAGTCAGATCGGCGAATTTCGTCAATCCGAGCTTATAACTCTGATTCGGAACAGAGTTCTGTTCGTCTATGTATCTCAAGTTATCCTTGAAGATCTGAAATCTCTTATCCTTTTCTCCTAAGGCGTTGTACGATTTTCCGTGCTCGATTAGCCAGGACTCGTACAACGCCGAGACTTCATCGTCGGTACGACGGTGAATATGTGTCTCGTCGTAGCTAATAATTGACATATCGGAAGCAGAGGATAAGGTGGAGAAGATGAGCATGAGAAGTATGGATATGGTGAGAGTTGAGCTGTGAGCTGCCATGATTGgtcgatattatttttttttcctgtaTTGTTGGGGAAGAAGGGGATTGGGGAAAATGTAGAGAAGGTAGAGTGTTATAAAGGGAAAGTGAAGGGGTATTTTTGGA
Proteins encoded in this window:
- the CYP1 gene encoding low-temperature-induced cysteine proteinase precursor, which gives rise to MAAHSSTLTISILLMLIFSTLSSASDMSIISYDETHIHRRTDDEVSALYESWLIEHGKSYNALGEKDKRFQIFKDNLRYIDEQNSVPNQSYKLGLTKFADLTNEEYRSIYLGTKSSGDRKKLSKNKSDRYLPKVGDSLPESIDWREKGVLVGVKDQGSCGSCWAFSAVAAMESINAIVTGNLISLSEQELVDCDRSYNEGCDGGLMDYAFEFVIKNGGIDTEEDYPYKERNGVCDQYRKNAKVVKIDSYEDVPVNNEKALQKAVAHQPVSIALEAGGRDFQHYKSGIFTGKCGTAVDHGVVIAGYGTENGMDYWIVRNSWGANWGENGYLRVQRNVASSSGLCGLAIEPSYPVKTGPNPPKPAPSPPSPVKPPTECDEYSQCAVGTTCCCILQFRRSCFSWGCCPLEGATCCEDHYSCCPHDYPICNVRQGTCSMSKGNPLGVKAMKRILAQPIGAFGNGGKKSSS